One Campylobacter concisus ATCC 51562 DNA window includes the following coding sequences:
- the nuoI gene encoding NADH-quinone oxidoreductase subunit NuoI: MSEKKYILIDEKLKPKSTFDKFKHFIAVTFKPDLLIGLKVTIKQMLFSKSHTLKYPMQKMELNARYRGIHKLLKFVESENERCIGCGLCEKICVSNCISMKTSLGEDGRKKVASYSINLSRCVYCGFCADVCPELAIVCGQEYEVASESRIIFGTKDEFLTKDKFLKDQSEFEGYGALPKNADSLIKKTPNAFISENENETNSDE, translated from the coding sequence ATGAGTGAGAAAAAATATATTTTAATAGATGAAAAGTTAAAGCCAAAGAGCACGTTTGATAAATTTAAACACTTCATCGCTGTTACATTTAAGCCTGATCTTTTGATCGGACTAAAAGTCACGATAAAGCAGATGCTCTTTAGCAAGTCACATACTTTAAAATACCCTATGCAAAAGATGGAGCTAAACGCTAGATATAGGGGCATTCACAAGCTTTTGAAATTTGTTGAAAGTGAAAATGAACGTTGCATTGGATGCGGGTTATGTGAGAAAATTTGCGTTAGCAACTGCATTTCGATGAAGACTTCACTTGGCGAAGATGGGCGCAAAAAGGTCGCAAGCTACTCGATAAATTTAAGTAGATGCGTGTATTGTGGATTTTGTGCTGATGTTTGCCCTGAGCTTGCGATAGTTTGCGGACAAGAGTACGAAGTCGCAAGTGAGAGCAGAATTATATTTGGCACAAAAGATGAGTTTTTGACAAAGGATAAATTTTTAAAAGATCAAAGTGAGTTTGAAGGATACGGAGCGCTTCCTAAAAATGCTGATAGCTTAATCAAAAAGACACCAAATGCATTTATAAGCGAAAATGAAAATGAGACAAACAGTGATGAGTAG
- a CDS encoding NADH-quinone oxidoreductase subunit J, with protein sequence MYESFAFYLFSALVLVSFSFSVFCKNALNAVSALATGMVFISAIFFLLGAEFLGVVQIIVYTGAVVVLYAFAMMFFDSSKEYEPKSNKKAKITIYILSSFIALLLIFIFLAPIYGAKFDGLSPISSELGNIEAIGIFLFSKYLIAFEMCAVMLLVAMVAGIILIHKDLNTQNTLEEML encoded by the coding sequence ATGTATGAGAGCTTTGCATTTTATCTTTTTAGCGCCTTGGTTTTAGTTAGCTTTTCTTTTAGCGTATTTTGTAAAAACGCACTAAATGCAGTCTCTGCGCTAGCTACTGGCATGGTCTTTATCTCGGCTATATTTTTCTTACTTGGAGCGGAATTTCTAGGCGTAGTGCAGATAATAGTCTACACAGGTGCTGTGGTCGTTTTATATGCATTTGCGATGATGTTTTTTGATAGCAGTAAAGAGTATGAGCCAAAAAGTAACAAAAAAGCAAAGATCACCATCTATATTTTAAGTAGCTTTATAGCGCTTCTTTTGATATTTATATTTTTAGCTCCTATTTATGGTGCAAAATTTGATGGATTAAGTCCCATTTCTAGCGAGCTTGGCAATATCGAGGCTATTGGAATTTTTCTTTTTAGCAAGTATTTAATCGCTTTTGAGATGTGTGCTGTAATGCTTCTTGTAGCAATGGTTGCTGGCATTATCTTAATACATAAAGACCTAAACACTCAAAATACGCTAGAGGAGATGCTATGA
- the nuoK gene encoding NADH-quinone oxidoreductase subunit NuoK, with product MIGLTHYLILASLVFVLGLIGIMRRRNLIMLFFSSEILLNSANIALAAISKYHFDLTGQIVAFFIVAIAASEVAVGLGLLVLWYKKTGSISLESMTNMKG from the coding sequence ATGATAGGGCTTACCCACTACCTCATCCTTGCAAGTCTGGTCTTTGTCTTAGGGCTAATTGGCATAATGCGAAGAAGAAATTTGATCATGCTATTTTTCTCAAGTGAAATTTTACTAAACTCGGCAAATATCGCACTCGCGGCTATCTCAAAATACCACTTTGATCTAACTGGACAAATAGTTGCATTTTTTATAGTTGCCATCGCGGCTAGTGAGGTTGCTGTGGGGCTTGGCCTGCTCGTGCTTTGGTATAAAAAGACTGGCAGCATTAGCCTAGAATCGATGACAAATATGAAAGGCTAA
- the nuoL gene encoding NADH-quinone oxidoreductase subunit L, whose product MILFCISLFFPLLSFIVSGLFSHSSKNLLIGVFCSLLMIISTTASLMLAASLGIDEPLNLSLKEFINFGGLDLNFGFYLDAISLVMLSTVGVVASIVHIYSVGYMKDDASFNRFFSYLGLFVFCMNVLVSSDNFIGLFIGWEGVGLCSWLLIGFWYKRASANIAANEAFIMNRVADLAMLVGIFYIFYSFGSLKFSEVFNARSDFSGLNLGIIATLLFIGAMGKSAQFPFHTWLANAMEGPTPVSALIHAATMVTAGVYLVIRANFIFTNAPEVSHFIAYLGTFVAIFAASIALVHNDLKKIIAYSTLSQLGYMFVAAGLGAYKIALFHLVTHAFFKSLLFLCAGNVMHAMNDELNIKKMGGLYKFMKPTAFLSIIASCALAGFYPFAGFFSKDKILEVAFSENKFLWIILLFGAVLTAFYSFRLVMLVFFTKPKSEKHVHEAKNYMLAGMGVLGILSVISGFFWSNFSEFLEKSLKDFLLNLSHGSEIFLLVLTLSLVLASAGFAVFAYKKEIFKESVCESRIYKILQNAYFIPKFYEKFFINGYTLVSQICKKIDEMIIDRSVDLVATALNKFAFLANKMQSGDLSIMLRFMVAGFALLLSFIFLLNGAK is encoded by the coding sequence ATGATTTTATTTTGTATTTCGCTATTTTTTCCACTTCTTAGCTTTATCGTTTCTGGACTTTTTTCACATAGCAGTAAAAATTTACTAATTGGTGTTTTTTGCTCACTTCTCATGATTATTAGCACAACCGCTTCGCTTATGCTAGCAGCCAGTCTTGGCATAGATGAGCCTCTAAATTTATCACTAAAAGAGTTTATAAATTTTGGCGGTTTGGATTTAAATTTTGGCTTCTACCTCGACGCCATTAGCCTTGTTATGCTTAGCACCGTTGGCGTGGTCGCAAGCATCGTGCATATCTACTCGGTTGGCTATATGAAAGACGATGCGAGCTTTAACCGCTTTTTTAGTTATCTTGGGCTCTTTGTCTTTTGCATGAACGTCCTTGTATCAAGCGATAATTTCATAGGACTTTTCATCGGCTGGGAGGGTGTTGGACTTTGCTCGTGGCTACTCATTGGCTTTTGGTATAAAAGAGCTAGTGCAAATATCGCTGCAAACGAAGCCTTTATAATGAATAGAGTCGCTGACCTTGCGATGCTTGTTGGCATTTTTTATATATTTTATAGCTTTGGCTCACTTAAATTTAGTGAAGTCTTTAACGCCAGAAGCGACTTTAGTGGGCTAAATTTAGGCATCATCGCCACACTTCTTTTCATAGGCGCCATGGGCAAAAGTGCGCAGTTTCCGTTTCACACTTGGCTTGCAAATGCCATGGAGGGGCCAACTCCGGTCTCTGCACTCATTCATGCTGCGACCATGGTAACAGCTGGCGTTTATCTAGTCATACGAGCAAATTTTATCTTTACAAACGCACCTGAAGTCTCGCACTTTATCGCTTACCTTGGCACATTTGTAGCGATATTTGCAGCTAGCATTGCGCTTGTGCATAATGACCTTAAAAAGATCATCGCCTACTCGACGCTTTCGCAGCTTGGATATATGTTTGTAGCAGCTGGACTTGGGGCATACAAGATCGCACTTTTTCACCTTGTCACGCACGCATTTTTCAAGTCATTGCTATTTTTGTGCGCTGGCAACGTTATGCACGCGATGAATGATGAGCTAAATATCAAAAAAATGGGCGGACTTTATAAATTTATGAAGCCAACCGCATTTCTTTCTATCATCGCAAGCTGCGCGCTGGCTGGATTTTATCCATTTGCTGGCTTTTTCTCAAAGGATAAAATTTTAGAGGTTGCTTTTAGTGAGAATAAATTTTTATGGATCATTTTGCTCTTTGGTGCGGTACTTACGGCATTTTATAGCTTTAGGCTCGTTATGCTCGTCTTTTTTACAAAGCCAAAGAGCGAGAAACACGTGCATGAAGCTAAAAACTACATGCTAGCTGGCATGGGCGTACTTGGAATTCTCTCAGTCATAAGTGGCTTTTTTTGGAGCAATTTTAGTGAGTTTTTAGAAAAAAGCTTAAAAGATTTTTTACTAAATTTATCTCATGGCAGTGAAATTTTCTTGCTCGTTTTAACACTTAGCCTAGTGCTAGCAAGTGCTGGCTTTGCTGTGTTTGCCTATAAAAAAGAAATTTTTAAAGAGAGTGTTTGCGAGAGTAGAATTTACAAAATTTTGCAAAATGCCTACTTTATCCCAAAATTTTATGAGAAATTTTTCATAAATGGCTACACGTTAGTTTCACAAATTTGTAAAAAGATTGATGAGATGATAATCGATCGCAGTGTCGATCTAGTCGCAACAGCGCTAAATAAATTTGCATTTTTAGCAAACAAAATGCAAAGTGGCGACTTAAGCATCATGCTTAGATTTATGGTTGCAGGATTTGCCTTGCTTTTAAGCTTTATATTTTTATTAAACGGAGCCAAATAA
- a CDS encoding NADH-quinone oxidoreductase subunit M, whose translation MLSVIIFFPAISAMLGFLIENKSIKFYGASIALIELLLAIFICINVDFHGYGFVLTHQVSLIPSLNISYFVGIDTISLVLIVLSAFMSFISIAALSDDGNLKHLIISVLFLESTMMGVFSALDMILFYSFWELSLIPLLYIIGAFGSKNRIYAAIKFFIYTFLGSVFMLVAIIFIGYLCYQKSGVFSFNLLDWYKLGIGENAQIWLFLAFFFAFGVKTPLFPFHTWLPYAHGQAPTIGSVLLASVLLKMGTYGFVRFSLPLFPDASLLLSGFVCIIAIIMIIYAALVAYAQSDMKQVIAYSSISHMGVIMLGIFSLNLIGLGGSIFLMISHGIVSGALFLLVGVIYERAHTKEICEFGGLAKVMPKYALIFFIATLASIGLPLTIGFVGEFLSLLGVFKQNKLFALLGGFSIIVGAVYMLVLYKRVFFGECKEKNLSLKDLNFKELVALVPLCLLIIILGIAPNLILKPLEPSVQNIISKMQTRAVDSDTKDKILSLNGGSKL comes from the coding sequence ATGCTAAGTGTAATCATATTTTTCCCTGCAATAAGCGCAATGCTAGGCTTCTTGATAGAAAATAAAAGTATAAAATTTTACGGAGCAAGCATCGCTCTCATAGAGCTTTTGCTAGCCATTTTTATCTGCATAAATGTCGATTTTCATGGTTATGGCTTTGTTTTAACGCATCAAGTCTCGCTCATACCAAGCCTAAATATCAGCTATTTTGTCGGCATCGATACCATTTCGCTTGTGCTTATAGTCCTTAGCGCATTTATGAGCTTCATCTCTATCGCCGCACTTAGCGATGATGGAAATTTAAAGCACCTAATTATTAGCGTGCTCTTTTTAGAGAGCACGATGATGGGCGTATTTAGCGCACTTGATATGATCTTGTTTTACAGCTTTTGGGAGCTTAGCCTCATACCGCTACTTTACATCATCGGTGCATTTGGCAGTAAAAATAGAATTTATGCTGCGATTAAATTTTTCATCTATACATTTTTGGGCTCTGTCTTTATGCTAGTGGCGATTATCTTTATCGGCTATCTGTGCTATCAAAAAAGCGGCGTCTTTAGCTTTAATCTGCTTGATTGGTATAAGCTTGGCATTGGAGAAAATGCTCAAATTTGGCTATTTTTAGCGTTTTTCTTCGCCTTTGGTGTGAAAACTCCATTATTTCCATTTCACACGTGGCTGCCTTACGCACACGGACAGGCTCCGACTATCGGCTCGGTGCTGCTTGCTAGCGTGCTTTTAAAGATGGGCACTTACGGCTTTGTGAGATTTTCACTCCCACTTTTTCCAGATGCGAGCCTACTTTTAAGCGGCTTTGTCTGCATTATAGCCATCATCATGATCATCTACGCAGCCCTCGTTGCCTACGCACAAAGCGATATGAAACAAGTGATCGCTTATAGCTCCATTTCACACATGGGTGTCATCATGCTTGGCATATTTTCACTAAATTTAATAGGCCTTGGTGGCTCGATATTTTTGATGATAAGCCACGGCATCGTAAGTGGCGCGCTATTTTTGTTAGTTGGTGTCATCTACGAGAGGGCTCACACAAAAGAAATTTGCGAATTTGGCGGCCTTGCTAAGGTTATGCCAAAGTATGCACTCATATTTTTTATAGCAACGCTTGCTAGCATTGGTTTGCCGCTAACCATTGGCTTTGTGGGCGAGTTTTTGAGCCTACTTGGCGTCTTTAAGCAAAACAAACTCTTTGCTCTACTTGGAGGCTTTAGTATCATCGTGGGCGCTGTTTATATGCTGGTGCTTTATAAAAGGGTATTTTTTGGCGAGTGCAAGGAGAAAAATTTAAGCCTAAAGGATCTAAATTTCAAAGAGCTAGTCGCTCTTGTGCCGCTTTGCTTGCTCATAATCATTCTTGGTATCGCCCCAAATTTAATCCTAAAACCACTTGAGCCAAGTGTGCAAAATATCATAAGCAAAATGCAAACTAGAGCGGTAGATAGCGACACAAAGGATAAAATTTTATCTTTAAATGGCGGGAGTAAACTATGA